The segment ATCAAAGATGCCAGGCAATTAGAGGAAGACATCTTTTCCCAGCTAATACACTTAATGATCATGGAatcatcaaggctggaaaagatctctaatatcatctagtccaaccatcagcccatccccaccatgcccgctgACCACAACCCTCAATGCCACAAATCATGGACTTAAGGATGTCAACCCCAAACCACCCGCCTGGCAAGCAGAGCTTTTTCCCAGTTGGATTTCTGATGGGTGTTACCTTGTAGCATGCAAGTCCATGCcaaaacagacaagaaaactccccccaaaacccctaGGACCCCGCTGCTTTTGCAGCCCCAGACAAGCATCTCTCAGATGCTGTTGCCCTCTTGGTCTCTTGCTTCTGCTCCCAGACTGGGGAATATCCCACAGCATTCCTCATAACAACTCCCTTCTTTGAGGAGATATTTATGGGCCCTTATGCTCCCCAGTGGTAAAAAAGAGGTGTTAAAACCAAACTCCTTTTTAAGTTGTGTGAAGACCTACAAAGAGAGAGCTCTAAAATGTGGGTAGTGTTTTATTCTCATTATGAGCAAGACATGTCCTGCTTCCAACTTTATTAAGAGGTCATTAACTGAAAGAACAACTTTTAGATCAGTCTGACATTCGGGAGAGGGCAAATCTCTGcccctcactgtgctgtgagcagcaagCAGTGCCTGAGCACAATGCTCAGTGGTCACTGTGCACATTCAGCACAGCCCGTGCACCACGAGGCGGCAGTGCCTTCCCATAGATGGCACAGCACTGTTAGACAGCCTTTGTGCCAGCTGCCTTCACAGCGCTGGGATAAAGCAGTACATCCCTAGCACATTCCTTACCATTTGCACACCGTCACCCACGTAAAATCTCAGAAACTTTTGCACTGCTTGGGATTATCAGCCTCATCGCCAGGTTTTCCCAAGCATGCCCTTCTGTAAGTTATGCAGTCAACGTTTTTTTGTATGTGCAGAATAACTTCATATAGCCCTCAATTCCATCTTATggcctggacagcctgttctaaaataatagaatcataggatggttcactttggaagggatctctaaaggccatctggtcccactccctgcagtgcacagggatacccacagctccatcagtgctcacagccccatcccctgaccatgggtgtctgcagggatggggcaccaccacctctctgggcaatctatgcagtgcctcactaccATTATTGTACAGATCATCTTCCTTATGTGCAATCCAAATCTGCCctcttagtttgaaaccattttctcttgcctTATCACAACGGATCCTGCTACAGAGCACGTCCCCTTCTTACTTATAATGTTTGAAACTACAAGACGTGGAAATGCTGAAAGCATAAGGAGGGATGCAGGGACTTTCTGGACAAGGTCCAGACAGATTGTGTAGCTAAAGTTGCTGGAGAACATTTGGGGTATTGTGTTTGTTCTCTGTGAGATGAGTTTTCCCTTCCCTGTATCCTTGGTCCAGCAGAGAGTCTTGCAAGTAATAAAGGGAAGGGATATGTGGTGTAGATAGCTAGTCTGAAAGACAAATGCAAGTCATTCTGGGAGCTCAACAGGGAAGTGGGAATTCCTGTGTAACACAAGAGGGCTGATATGTCCACCAAATAAACCACAAAGCTCGGAAAGACAAAATAGTGGGGGGaactgtgctgggagcagaaatTTGCAAAACATCAAACCTCATGACAGTTTTTAACTGTGAGTTTGGtgtgagtttttgtttttttgaggaAATGTTCTCAGGTCAGTCAAAAGCAGGAGCATAATTCACTCCAACTTTGCTAATCCCaaaggcagaggaagggaaatggTATGTCTGTTCCTTCGTATGTCATACAATATACAATGCAGCTATTGCCTAGAGAAAACATTCATCAGTAGTCAGATACCTGAACATAGATTTATAGAAGCAGGCTACCACAGAGTTGCATCTTGATGATGGTGTCTTGGAAGGGGAGTGAGACATTAACTGAAGCTTCATGATCAAGGTTCTATAATGTAAATATTCTCTTGGATAAAGAGGTCATAATTATTTCTATTCACTGGCTTCAAAATTGTATAACCATAGCAAACAGAACTGTAATACTCTGCAgctggggggttggagcttgatggtccttggagtccctcccaacccaagtcattctatgatcctatgactgtgctttttttgttttgttttttaagtccCAACGGAAACATGGAAAGTGACACAAGACACAAACACAACAGTTTTAATTATCACTTATATTTTATAGATGTAAATTACACAGCTGTGTTCAAATCACGATGCTACACCATGCACTTATCATGGGAGCAAGGTTCACTTTTACAAGCAAAACTAATAGCGTGATCAGAACAGACGAGGTAACACCTTGTGCAAGGCATGTGATTCATTGGGAACGAGGAGTTACATGCCTAAGCAATAAAGGAGCGGTCTGCATTATGTGTATAGAAGCATTTGTCTCTGCTGTAGCCTTGAGGCTAAAGATGAAGCAAAAAATCAGGAGTTTTCCACAAAGTCAAATGTCTCCTAGCCAAAATAACCAAGAGTTCAgtcaaacaacaaaaagggaCGAGAGCTCTACTTTTTGAGGCTAAACCGATATTCCAGCTCATGGAATGTGTAGCCTGTACTTGAATGGCTAGAATCTCTAGCAGTGCTTTCAAGATTGGATGCAGGCACTTTTGGGAATGGTCCTACCTTGTAATAAGCTACAGATGTGTTCTGTATACCTTTTGTACGCTGCTTTGGAGAGTTTGATGTAGAGCCCAACTCAGTcccacagaagaagaaaggccACCCTGGAGGTGATGTAGTGATATTAGCACAGCGTTAATTTGACCTGATTTATTAGACCATACTCTGCATCACTTCTGACCTCAAAAACATTCTTAATTGGAGTGGTAATGAGCTGAGAAATGGCAGGCAGAAGTGAAATCAACACAGCAATCACAGAAGATCAGTTCATCCTCCGAAGGAGGGCCCAAAAACTCGCAAAAACACAGTTTATCTGTGGATTTAATTGATGGATCCAGCTAACCCTCAAGGATATTACAACATAAGGTTTATTGCAGCTACAAGAGGATCAAACACAAGGTTTGTAAATTATTCTGAGCTCAAGGTAGACCAGCTGGGATATTGCCTAAGGTTCGCTGTGTGTTCTTCCTTTGTACACACATAATCTTTCTAATCTTCAGTTACTTCAGCTTTTGTCATGGAGAAGGTTTGGGGTCCTCTGGCCTGACTTAATCTCTCCATTGTACaggcacaaaagaaaaaaacaacaacaacaacaagcagATAATGTAATTGTTTGCAAGCCATTGCCACTCTATAACTCTTTCAAATGAAGATTAATTACAGAACTGCTGAAAACTGGAAATTTCAGGAAACACTGGCAAAGATGTGACAAAAGTGCTGAACTTGAAAGAAATGAACGTAGCTTCTTTGATTTGAGTGTTATTCTATTGATGCCCAGGAGCTATAGGTCTCTCGTTTCACAATAACAACGAAAAGAAACGGGATTTTGTGTGTTTAGGGAGAGTGGGAACAAGAGTTGTGATGTTAATATGTACCAGGTGAGAAAAGCAGCTCACATTCAGGATGGGaaattttcagaaatctgtTGATGCTATGGGAAGCTGTTGGAGTGAGTTGGAGTACATGGAATTGGTCCAGAGGATACCATGAAGGTGATGAaagctgcagcacctctgctgtgaagaaaggctgagggagttgggcttgttcagcctggagaagagaatgctccagggagacctcagcGCAGccttcagtacttgaagggagcatataaacaggagggggactgactttCATATGCAActtgatagtgacaggacaagtgggaatggctttaaactaaaggaggaaagatttaagtcagatgttaggaagaaattctttactcaaagggcagtgaggccctggcactgctgtccagaaagtgccccatccctgaaggtgcccaaggccaggttggatgggtccctgggcagcctaatcttGTGGCTGGCAATGagctcatggcagggggattggaactagatgatatttaaggtcccctccaacacAAGTTATTCTGTGACTGACTGAATCTTTGAAAGCCATGAAGAATCCAAACCAGCCATGTCTTAGTGCATTCACAGCAACTCGGCCTGCTAGATAAGTTCAAACAGAAGTTACACCATTCTGGTAGgcagatgttttcctttttggacTGTTTTTTTCAAGCAGTGATAACTGAGTTACATAGTTGACTGGACTGTTTTCTCTGGACACAGTCCCCTGTTTGTGTGTGAAGCTCAGGTATTCTTGATACCGCCATTTGCACAGCTGCTTCTTGAGTTCACTTTGAACCTACAGAGaaggaatttaaaaacaaagaatcagaaaataaagacagagtGAGCACTGAAGATAAAATATGCCAAGATTCCTGCATGGCTTTGAGGCCTAGATGCACTTAAATCAATCAATCAACTTCATGCAGTTTTAGAAGGACTGAAACTACATCCACATTCacattgaaaaataaacaatctCCAAAATTCAGAGGAATACAGAGGAGTTAATATTGGCCTTATTTGttggaaaggggaaggaaaataaacttgtGGGAGAAAATAAACCTGAAGAAAGTGTTACAAGCTTTCCATTGAGACATCGTGATAAATATCAGAGGTGGAGTAGAGAAAATGTCCCTTGACAGGAAATTCACCAACCATTTGGAAAGGGTCACTGCTTCATAGCTGACTCAGTTGTCCCTCTTTCAGAATTATTTGAATACAATTAGAATCAAAAAAGACACTAAGGGAAAAAGAGTTTGGGGTATTTCTGCATTCGGGAACAGATCAGAGCACAGATCCattctggaaacagaaaaaaatacccatGACTTACAGAAGTTTTGATAATCTCATATACTTGCTACTTACCTCCGCATTTGAGAAGCAATATAGAAGTGCAACAAAAAAGCCCTAGGACAGAGAGaatagagtgaaaaaaaaaaaaaatcagccattGTGATTTGGAGCATAGAAACAGGGAAAGACATCATCTTTTATTCAAAATTTGAGAAAGACAgtgacaatattttttttttctgttgttctgacTTAGGTGACATGGCACTATTTACTGGGTTTTCATATCTGGATTCAATGTCTCAGCAGAATCCAGAATACTTATAGTATTATTAATGTTAGCCAGCCCACACCCAAACCATTCTGCAGACTGTGCCAACACCGGTAgtcacagctctgagcactgtTAAATTATTGATTTGGTAAATTATTAATATGGTCCACGGCACAGATTTGGCTTAGGCCAACAGATACTTTTCCAAACAGTGTCCAGCACGGAAAAGGAAACGGCAGTGCTCAGATGATGGACTCGCTACTGATGAAGGAGAGCAGAATAGATTGCTATATATTATCATTATGTTTTCAATCCTCTTATCATCCTCTTTGTTACATGTGGAATTATTTTCAATCGGTCCTTCTTAACCCACAGGCTGATCTTCATGGCACTGTCATTGTTATTCAATAAATGTAGGTACATCTTCTGTATGATATGAAGAATGAGTCAGAACTAAGAAGTACTGTGAGATTTTAAATAATAAGATAGGAGAGCAAACAACATAAAGAGCTTGTTTGAGAGTGAGATGGAATGTGTGTGCTGAATTTAGACACATTATTAACACCTACTCTGATAATCAACCTAAATAATGAAATAGTGTGGTGCTTCAGCCCAAATCTCTCAGGACTCACAAACTTTTTGTTCTGCTTACCTGAAAGGAGCCCAAGCCTAGCTCAATGTAAAGTCGAGCTTCCAAACCAGTGCTTTCTGGGAAAAACGCAAATACGATGTAGTGCACTCCAAAGAGTGGGATCAAGAGCAACGTAGATTTAGCAAGTCTCCTGGCAAGTCAAGGATCAAAGAAGAAGGCATTTTTAGGTAGGTGGAATTAGTGACAACAATTATGTGTTGGAAGAAATTTTACTGCAGTCCAGAATGGAAGCAACTACATCCAATGAAGCTGTGGAAAGATTGCTTTCTGGCATTCCCATTGTCAGCATCTGGCCAGAAGAGATGAACAAATCAGCATGTAAGTATTTCAGAATGATCCTTAAGGGTTCTTCTCCATGCTATACAGACAAAGGCTGAGGCACCAAACTGGGCATTCTAATCCACCCTCCTGAGACCAGTCTCAATCCCTTGAAGGTTTCTACCATGTGAATGCCTAAACTTCCACAACTGCCAAGGATGGTCTGATTATTACTGTCCAGAAGACTTGAGTCTGTTGCTTAAACATTGGTGCCAGAGCCGTGGACAATGTGCTAGGGTTTTCTGCTTGACATTCAGCTCATTCCAGAAGGGTATAGTCTTGTACTGTAACTAAAAGACATCTTGGGATGAATCAAATATCTTGCTAGTCCTCTGACTGCATCACTGAGATCCACATTGATTTTAAAGGGGTTAGTAAACAAGACAGACTACATTCGGTCACTAGAAGACTAGTAGCATGTTACTGTTGAGGATTTAATGAAAATTAtctgtttctttccctgtgAGACTGTCTGTGTAGAAACATTTGGAAGCAAGATGGATGCATTACCTGAATACATTTACTCATTCAAGTTTGATCTTTTTTGCAGCTGTAATACTTTGCATTAGACTTCTCTTCCTACCCTCCACCCCCTTCCATGCCTCCCAGgttcctcccttctccccaaAGAAGAGACTTGTGATATTTAGGATCAAAAGGCAAGTTTAGTTTTACTATTTACTCTGAGGACTTCTCTTTCTTGTATTTCCTGGTATTGTAACCAGGAAAACGTTTGTTTCCTTGCCTGTAAAACAGTATCTTAGAGCAGCTAAAATGGGTAAATTCAAGAGACGCTACAATACTTACACAAAGTGGCTTGAATTGCTCCCCCCACCTTCTTGAGATTTCAATTTATGGACTAGAATTCTGATGACattaataaatataatgaaGTTAATCTGAAAGGCAAGACAGAATGTGTAAATTTACTACAAATCAGGAAGTATCTTCAATTGATATAAATTAACTAAAAAATTTTACTAATAGGAAACACACTGATTGTAAACCAGTGGAGATTTGCTCTCAGATCATATCAGTATCATTAGAAATAGTATTAATTTTTTCCCACCAATATATAGTTATGTATAAAGATATGATCAAAATTTTGCTGGATGAATCAAGTATACAAATCTCAGTATTGCTGTGTGTCTGATGTTATCTCATTGCATTCATTGTAAACACTTAGAAGATTCTTTATGTTAAGTAGTCTCTCCAGTTTCCTTCATTAATTGTAACAGAGATTATAATAGACAGTCTTAAATGACATACTACTTTCTTCCTAAATTTAGATAGAATGAATTTGTGCATGAGAGaatctttttctttagtttACATCCTAAGAACTCATTGTCAAATACACTAAATAAAATGACCTATAGATATTTCTTGAATTAAATCAGTTTCATATTATGTAGTATCCATGCCAATATGAATATCCTCTCTTTAGAAATGGAACACAGAGACACAGAGACACGGGCAAGAACATGGTATATGGAATGGGTGTGTCAAAGTGATTCTGTAATGTCCTAGCACGACTCCAGAAAATGTATGATATACCCTTTCAGTTATAATTTAGggtttttggaaaaaaaaaaaaatccaaccaaCACTATAATTTCAAACTCCTTAACATTCAAAAAAGTCAAATATGGCATacagcattgtttttttctacaTTACTGGAAGGAAACCCTAGTATAGCTGTCAGATTTCAGAACATACtcaagaaaaaatgcagaaacataCCAACACAGTTAACAGAATGGGGCCCTTGATGATCCATAACACCACTCCATTTTCGTCATCATCCCAACATCTGAAATGGCAAACAGAAGTAATAATGTTACCTACACCATTTGAGCTTTTCACAACACATAGAACTATTTCTGTCACTGAGTAGGAAAGTGATGGACACTGTTTTAAATGATAATTCCAAGACCTTTGCCAGTATTCCTTACACAAACACTGACTTACCCTGTGTTTTGTTGATGGAGTCTTGTGAGGACCCAAGTAAGCATCACAGCAGTAGGAGCTCCTGGGCAAATCAacatggaaaagattttttttaatgctgtgttcCACAGAAACTTTATCTCAAGAATGTTCACAGTACAGCAGATTGGATGCCCCATTAAAACACAGACAACGGGCAAGTCAAATTACTTTACAGAAAACTTAACTCtcagttcagagaaaaaaaatccatgtagAATAGCAGAATGAAACCAAAATGAAAGAGAACTGGGGGTGCTGTGGAACTGTAatttcaaaacacagttttaaatgTACAGTTAGAGTTGACGTTTTAATTAACAAAGAGAAATACTTGTATTCATACTACCTAGGACCTGAGTTGCCCCTGAgacatttctctcttttgatGGATTATAGGACATGAGCATTGCTGCAGTATTAACTGAGGCGTTTCTTTGTTATTTCATGTTAGCTGTTATTAATCAAGACCTAAGCGTTTTGTTTCTGGCAATCATAATTGGAATAGCTCCAAATTAATATCCCTTTTATAAAAttgagttgttttctttttaatatagtCAAATAAAGTCTGAgaatctgaagaagaaaaggaaattataatGTAACTTGTGAGAATTTGGATTTCACTCTCCAAATAACAATGCTGCGTAACGTCTCAATTTAAGTGATTCTGTTCTAGAATAGCTGAAGTGAGGTACAAGAAGATAAGAGAGTCGCAGTCAGCAATTCTctgcactgaaataaattttgtgcattgcatgcacctaATCTGGTATTGGgagatattttaaatttctgtataaactcagaagaaaaaggattttttgaTTCCTAGACCTGACCTCATGCAATCTCAGATTAATCTCTTTCTGCctcacaaaagcaaaatgtcatCTTAAAGTTGGTCATTCAAACTTCTTTAGTCAGTGGGGGGAGACAAGACGTTTTCAGGCTGTTATCCAGGCACATTAGTCATCTGCTTGAGGAACAGATTAATCACCACCGCAGCATGCCTACCTCACCCTACTGACTGCAGGAGAAACCTGGAGAGATAACTTAGGTTAGATGATTAACTTATAATGACTTTAGTTGCATGAAATTAATTCCAGTCATAAAGAGGAGTGCAGCAGTCTTTTGAGCAGGCATATCCTAATGCTTCTAATGATCCATTCTGCCTTCTCCTTCAAAGTTTTAAATGGTGAAATACCTAACATGATAAGAAATGTGGATAATGGTATGGTTTTGATGTAGTGCCCCTCCATGAAAAGGTACCTTTCTTCAAAGGAAACTATCAAAGAAAATCTCAGAATACTTTATTTAGTTCTAAAAGTAAGTGGAAATAATAAACAACACAGAGTGGAAAACAGTACAAACCCCAGCCAGCAAAGATGAACCACCACACGTATTGCTTGTCCGAAACAAAGGTCAGCAAAAGCAGTGTCTGAAGGTATATTCCTTCAATAAGAAGCCAGAAGAAATTGGCTAAAATACTGAACTGGAAGAATGCCACTGCAGCCTTACAAGCTACctggaaatggaaaggaagaaaaaaaattattagatGTACTCTCCATTGGGTTTGGTTCACGACAAgtataagtaaaataaaattttgccAAACAGAAACTGAGGAATTTAATACAAGGTTTCAGAAGGTTGAATGAATCAGACTATCTGATTATATATATGATTATACGATAGAAATGAATACTGCTCCAATAGAACAAGGTTGTACATTAGATACTACAGCTGAATGTAACCCATACCACTTGGTCTTGTGCTTTGTGGTATTGCTTGTTTTAAGATTATAATTCTTGCAAACTAAAGAGAAATGGGATTAAGAAGTCTCCATGTTCCCTTCGAGACATGAATTAAATATTATCTCCAGGAAAGAGAGGGGGGAAATTTAGTACCGTTGACATCAGGCAGTGGTCCATAGTTTcatctgcaaacaaaacagcatcttTGGTGAAAACAGCAATTGCTCGCAGGATAAAGGAGACAAACAGGTGCATATGGATGTAATTCCGTGTACAGTGGAATTTTCTgacatagaaaaagaaaaggaaaattgtttTGCAAGATAAATTTGTCATCATCCCATCAAAACTCAGACAGGAATGCAGTATTACTTCAGACACCTTCCAAGTTTGAATTTCCCTATATGGTCCTGTCCTCAGTCTGACCTTGAGATGAAGAAATCTCCTTCAAGATTTGGGGATATCAGCCTCCACATCCTGGGTCTCTCTATAAAAGAGAGACTGTCCACTCCATCTAGGAAGTTGCTTCTGTTGTCTGCACTCTTGCCTGGAGAGCAAGCTTAAGCTTTTGTCCAGGTTCATTGGAGCCAATCAAAACCAGGATTcatttcctaatatctaacattATCAAACATGacatataaatgtatttaaaccTCTCTCCATTGCTCCTGTCTTTCACAGAAGGAATGAACAGCTTATAATGACTACAGGTTTAGGAAGTGAGACATACTCAGTTTCTGTAGAGTACATCCTGCTATGTGCTGGAGGAATAGTTATGTTAATAGCAAAAACAGCTTGGAGCATTTCTACTGTATGGTGCAATTAAAGAGACTAAGACAAACTGTCCAGCCAGCTTTATTATTTTAGCATCTGTGGGGAAATGACACCACATGAATATAGAAGAACTCATTGCCATTGACACTATAGAATCTGAGAAAGGTTTGAAAAtaggtaaaaacaaaagcaaaaacagagagTTTGAAAGGGATTAGGATGAGGCTGTCTATAGACATCTTGAAAAGAGACCAATTATTTTTACCTGAAGGCAGCAAAGACAATTAGAGCTGTAATGAGTGAAGTCACTGATGCTGCATAGCCAGCAGTGTAGACACGCCAAAATGCAGAATAATATGATTTCtatgagaaaaagagaacacaCACTGATGCTGGTGGTTATGCAGCATGCATACTGGTGTGCTTTAGTAAGATAAAATTACCCTCACTTGTCAGTCCCATCCACACTGCTTTAGGTACTAATGACCTGATTTAGGTTTCTCACTACATCACTAAcatgtttttgattttttttaactttaaagcCTTAATACCCTTAGGTGTGAGCCAGGTTTCACAGCCCATCAGCTCATTCGAAATAGTGACCATAAAATAGTTGGAACATGTTAATTTTGTTAAACCACTACAATTTCTCCTGTAGGTATATGTGGATTTGAGGATACATTAACATGCTGTTGGGTGATTTGTGAATCAGCACCTTTAGATGAGGGCCATACCGTACTCCTTTTGGGTCAAAGGATGTTTCATGCTGATTTGAGCTatggttaaaaaaga is part of the Gallus gallus isolate bGalGal1 chromosome 2, bGalGal1.mat.broiler.GRCg7b, whole genome shotgun sequence genome and harbors:
- the GHRHR-LR gene encoding vasoactive intestinal polypeptide receptor 1: MLRRMRSLCWLLLLPLVVGIHPECKIFQQVVKEEALCLERNESASPDLKGCARDWDGLSCWPRAALGEIVKIPCPRFFEEITNIHGFLQRNCTQEAYWSEPFPSYAVACGFDEGSSKGPEDQKSYYSAFWRVYTAGYAASVTSLITALIVFAAFRKFHCTRNYIHMHLFVSFILRAIAVFTKDAVLFADETMDHCLMSTVACKAAVAFFQFSILANFFWLLIEGIYLQTLLLLTFVSDKQYVWWFIFAGWGAPTAVMLTWVLTRLHQQNTGCWDDDENGVVLWIIKGPILLTVLINFIIFINVIRILVHKLKSQEGGGSNSSHFVRLAKSTLLLIPLFGVHYIVFAFFPESTGLEARLYIELGLGSFQGFFVALLYCFSNAEVQSELKKQLCKWRYQEYLSFTHKQGTVSRENSPVNYVTQLSLLEKNSPKRKTSAYQNGVTSV